The Nocardia sp. NBC_01503 sequence GGGAACCAACTTGCCCGCCTCACGCAACGTCTCGAATGCGGCTGTCTTAGCAGCACACTCGCCTACGAAACACTCGCGGTGAACCTGCATCGCGTTGTGTGCGGCCGTAGTACTCGAGCTGGGCCACTCCCGATTTCGACAATCAACCTTCGCGATTAGCGCTTCGTCCCATCTCATCTCGATCGCCTGCCCTATGTGGCAGCACCATCGGCACCGCCGGTTAGTGGTGGACTAATCAGTCCTCCGAGGACTAGTCCTATGAGGACTATAGTCTTCGTAGGACTAGCCATGCATCCCGAACTGCGATCATTTGGGGCGAGCACTCACCCCGCGAGATGAAGGCGAAGCCAGACATGAACGCCAAAGACCGAATCGCCCAGAACATTGCCTACTTCAGAAACAAGACCGTTAACCCGGAGACAGGCGTACCGCCTATGACCCAGGAACAGCTGGCCGACGCGATTGGAATGACCAAGCGCCAAGTCGGCCGCTACGAACAGGGCGACCAAGAGCCGTCCGGTTCGACCCTGGACAAGATCGCCGACGCTCTCAACCTCGCGCCCGGTCAGCTGTTCCGCCGAACACAAACCGGCCCGGACCTTTCCGGCCTGTGGTGGGTTAGCTGCCAGGTCTGGAAGGACGGCGTAGAGCGCGTTGACACCAACGCCGTCATGGTGCTCCAGGACGGCGACCACCTCACCCTCGACAGCGACCGCGCCCAGGGCGAAAACGCCATCGAGGCAGGCGATTACGCATGGGTCGGCGAGCTGGTCCACCGCCGCGCAACGCGCACGCTCATCGGCTGGTACGAGTCGGCCGACGAAGGCACGGACTACTCCGGGTCGTATTGCTTCACCCTGCACCCGCAGGGAACCCACGCCGTCGGCCAATGGTGCGGCCCCGACTTCGACGGAATCGTCGTGTACGGGTGGGCGATCATGGCGCGATCGAAAGCCCTTGCAGAACAGCAATTGGCGTTGGCGATTGCCGACGCGGAACCGAACGGGAATCTACGAACATGGCCGAAAACGTCTCCGTAGCAACGGTTTACCTCTCCGGCTCTGGCTTGCCGCGTGAGTGGTTTTCCAAGCTCACGCACGCCCTGGTCGCCGAACATCTTGCAGCGACCGGCACAGTGTTCGAACGCGCACACCCCGACAACGGGGGCGATGTGCTGGTTCGCCTGCACACGCGGGCCGACCACATAGAACCGATTCGCCAACGCGCGCACCTGGCAGAGGTGCGCGCGTATCCGCTTCAATGCGCGCCCGACTACGCGGATTGGGTACGGGCAGAAACAGCGGCACCGGCCCCCACGCCGGGAACCGGTGCCACGAAGAACGTCAATCAGCTGTAGGCCGCCGCCTCGACCGTAGACCGCAGGTCTTCGTGCCTGGTCTTCACATACCGCCGCGTGGTGTCGGCACTCGCGTGGCCCAGCAATTCCTGGACAACGAACACATCCCGCTTCACGCGATATGTCCTGGTGCCGAACATGTGTCGCAGCTTGTGCATGGTGTTCTCATCATCCAAGTGCCGACGCACCAGCTTGCCGACGTAGGCGGCCGACAGGTGCCCCACCCCGTACCGGCCGGGGAAGAAGTAGCCCGGCCCAAGTGCACGGAGCTGCTCGGCCAAATCGTCGCGCAGTGGCACCAAGCGTTCCTTGCCGCCCTTGCCGTGAATCCTGATCCACCACCCGTCGTCATCCTCGATCAGGTCGCGCGAATGTGCCTGCGCCACTTCGCCGCGCCGCATTCCGGCCTCTGCCGAGAGTCGCAGCATCAGCCGTTCGCGCGGCCTGGCGTCCGCGAGCGCCTGCCGGTAGACCCCATACGGTGTCGGCCGGGGGTTGGGCTTGCTCGGAGCGACCGACGGCAACTCCGCAGCAGCGTTCTCGGTGGCATATCCAGCGACCCGGCCCCAGTCCCAGAACTTGCGAAAGGTCTGGTAGTAGCTGCGTCGCGTCTCGGCCTGCCATTCCTGCCGCCCAACCCAGTCGATCAGCTGGCGGCCGGTCACGTCCCACGGCACCGGAACACCGATGGACCGCGCGAGCCTGCGCATGTGGTACGTGTGAAGGTCTACGGAGTTCTTCACAATTCCGCTGGCGCGCAACGCAATTGAGAAGTTGTCGAGTGCTGGAACCCACGCCACTGGTAACGGTGAACCGAGTACCTTCAACCCCCGAGATTTTGGACTCTGTTCGACCGCCGGTAATCCGCCCCTGGTCATATGTTCAACGTTACGGCGACTCATCAGCTACCCGTCGAATCGCCACAACCCCAGATTCGGGGACACGCCCGCGTTTCTGATCATGGTTGCTGACCTTCGGGGTTAGGCTCAATGCCGCGCAGTTAGCGGTTGGGGATGCCTGTCAAGCGAGTGTCGTTGCGGGACTTGACATGTTGTGAAACGAGACAGCGGAACTACTGGTAGAGAGGTTTTGTCCTCCAAGACAAACCGTCCACCGGGAGTTCCGCTGTCTGTTCAGTCTGTCATCAAACATGTGTCGGTGGTAGCGGCGGGGGTGTTCGCGCCGGGTCATCTGGGGGAGTTGACCCAGATCGTGCCATTCGAAATGGTCGACGCCGCAGTGGAATCGGGGCGAGCGAGACAGAGGCGGGTGCGGGATCTACCCTCGCGGGTGGTGGTGTATCTGCTGTTGGCCGGGGCGTTGTTCACCGAGCTCGGCTACACCCAGGTATGGGCCCGGATGGTCGCGGGCCTGGACGAAATCCTCGTGGCCCGCCCCGGTTCCTCGGCCTTGGCCCAGGCCCGCCGCCGAGTCGGTGCCGCACCGTTGCGGGAGTTGTTCGGGCTGCTCGCCGGTCCCGCTGCCGGCGCGGCCCGATGGCGCGGCCTGTTGGTCTGTGCGGTCGACGGCACCACCATGTTCGTGTCCGACTCCGCCGCCAACGCGGGTACCTTCGCCCGTCAGGGCGGCGGCAACGGCGACTCGGGGTATCCGATGCTGCGACTGCTCGCGGTGGTGGCGTGTGGCACCCGCACCGTCATCGACGTCGTGTTCGGCACCTCGGGTGTCTCCGAGATCGCCTATGCCCCAAAGCTTTTCCGATGCCTGCACGAGGGGATGTTGTTGCTGGCGGACCGCAACT is a genomic window containing:
- a CDS encoding helix-turn-helix domain-containing protein, translated to MNAKDRIAQNIAYFRNKTVNPETGVPPMTQEQLADAIGMTKRQVGRYEQGDQEPSGSTLDKIADALNLAPGQLFRRTQTGPDLSGLWWVSCQVWKDGVERVDTNAVMVLQDGDHLTLDSDRAQGENAIEAGDYAWVGELVHRRATRTLIGWYESADEGTDYSGSYCFTLHPQGTHAVGQWCGPDFDGIVVYGWAIMARSKALAEQQLALAIADAEPNGNLRTWPKTSP
- a CDS encoding tyrosine-type recombinase/integrase codes for the protein MTRGGLPAVEQSPKSRGLKVLGSPLPVAWVPALDNFSIALRASGIVKNSVDLHTYHMRRLARSIGVPVPWDVTGRQLIDWVGRQEWQAETRRSYYQTFRKFWDWGRVAGYATENAAAELPSVAPSKPNPRPTPYGVYRQALADARPRERLMLRLSAEAGMRRGEVAQAHSRDLIEDDDGWWIRIHGKGGKERLVPLRDDLAEQLRALGPGYFFPGRYGVGHLSAAYVGKLVRRHLDDENTMHKLRHMFGTRTYRVKRDVFVVQELLGHASADTTRRYVKTRHEDLRSTVEAAAYS